TTCTACTACTTTTGCAgacttttattttaaaaaccaatcattttCTAAAGTAAAATAATATAAGCTAATGGTATGTATCATTTCCCCATTAAAATACGGAATGTGTTGGAGTATAATTCTTGAAAGCAATGGTATGGAAATATAAGATGTCTTGAGAGAGCCTAAAAAGAAAAAGCCTCGAGTGGCGAGCCAAGGTGTATTCTGGCTTTATAGAAGGTTTAGCATTTTGGTCGTATATATTAGCTGGAAAGGGATAaagaacaaaaaggaaaaagcaATGAAAAGAAAAGTAAAAAGATCTTGATTAAGAATACCAATTCCCAAATCATCCAATTgagttatatttatattttgtcAAGTTGTGTAACTGTTCCCTTGTCTGTAAATGGGTGGGAAAGATGCAGCAAAACAGAAAGCATAGATGGAATATGGAGCCCACAAAACTCCCTCTCATCAGCATCAGGTGTGGTGTGGTGTATTTACTTATTTAGTATACTCCAACTCCAGCCAGGCCAGCTAGCTTATCACCAACTTCTGCATTTTCATTTTCTAACTCGTACTACTACGCACTCCCAATATATTTCAGAGTGATCCTTATcatttttcaaaacacacactcattttagaaaattaaaacaaaatcaaaCAGAGTCGGACCGGACCCACTAATATATCTTACCATCATTTCAATTATATATGTCCCCTCCCCTCCATGATCTCACAATAATTTGCTCTTTTTTCTACTCTACAATACATTCACCTAATTTCTTCATCTCCCGCTAGGATAAGATATGAATCTAATTATATGCCTATCCGGATTCAGCTCTTACAACAGTAAGTTTAATGTTTATTAGGGAGTGCTCTTTTAAGAGTTGTTAAAGGAAATATGGGTTTTTTAAGACATAGCATCTATTTTAACTCCCTACctaaaacttaaaattttaaactatTAAATTCATGGATAAGAATCATCAATTTAGTACTCATTTTATGCTTAAATAGAAACCGTAACTATTTGacatgtaatgtaatgtaatgatCTAGTATTAGTATTGGTTCGAGATGGTTTTAGAAGAGAGAGTGAACTATGTGATAGATAGGACTAAATTTATACCATATCCCCAAGAATATAAATCACTACACTATATGTTAGTTTGGGTGGTGAGAAAATTGGATATTCTTAGAACCCAGAAAATGTCATTAACGAAagagaaaacatagatattagGAGTAATAAAGGAAGTTACCATGTAGAAGCCAGAAGAGGCTGGCATTGGGCATGTAATCATAGACGAGAAGCTTCTCTTCTCTAGCAAAGTAATAAGCCTTCAAGCTTACCAAATTAGGATGCCTCAATCTCCCTAAAACCTCCATATGCTGCTCAAACTCTCTCTTCCCTCCTACATTTGCGTCTTTCAATCTTTTCACAGCCATCACGTTTCCGTCATCTAACACCGCCTTGTACGCCGTCCCGAACCCACCTTTCCCCAACATCTCCGCCGATGCTCTCAACAAATCTTCTAGTTCAAACCTCTTTACCCCCTCGAAGAACACCATTCGCCCCCGCTCGAACCCTGCTTGGTTCGGGTACGGGCTTGACGAGTACACTATTTTCTCTGTCTCCAGTAGCTTCGACCCCTTCCCTTCTCGCATTTTCGCTGCATAGTTTCTCCAGAAATAACAGTAAAGTAGGAGAGAAACTAACAACAACACTAAAACGTCGCCTACTATGATCGCAATTAGTGCCAATGGACTTATTTTCGCTGTTTTGTTGTGGCCACTGCTAGGGGTTACTGCTTTTTTCGGGGGTATTGAGCTCGGTGATGATGACACTACTGTTGGATTACTTCCCGGCGTTAATGGAGAAGCAATAGCTCCGGTGGATCCGGGTACTGTCGGGTCGGATACTACGCCTTTACAGGTCCGCATTGGGGAGCCACAAAGACCGGTGTTCATACTAAAGGCGGATATGGGAAAACCCGATAACGATTTGGGGATTTCACCGGAAATGTGGTTACCGGAGACATTAAAATCCTGCAAAGTTGGGATGTTCAACCCGACTATGGAACCGTTAAACTGGTTCTCTTCAAGCCGAAGAGTTAACAAATGAGTCAAACGGTTGAGTACGGCGGGAACATTGCCGGAAAATCTATTGTAAGACAGATCCAAGCGGTAAAGTCGAGAAAGAGATTGTATAGAAGGCGGAATGTCACCGGAGAAATCGTTGTGAGACAGAAAGAGAAGCTTTAAAGCTGTTAAGTTAGAGAGGTCGGGGAAGGGACCAGAAAAGGTGTTTCGTTTAAGACTAAGAACACGAAGCTGAGTGAGAGATGTCAATGGGTGAAAGGATCCATTGAGAGCAAGATTTTCAAGAACAAGACGAGAAACCCGATTTTTGAGACAGTAAACGCCGGACCAGGTGGTGCAGGGGTCGGCGGTGGAA
The DNA window shown above is from Euphorbia lathyris chromosome 1, ddEupLath1.1, whole genome shotgun sequence and carries:
- the LOC136235357 gene encoding probable leucine-rich repeat receptor-like protein kinase At1g68400 translates to MAKPFFLILHFTLFLFFLCPYLLQASPNPDFEYLMQFKSLSDASNRLTDWNSTADPCTTWSGVYCLKNRVSRLVLENLALNGSFHPLTSLTQLRVLSLKRNTFSGPFPDLSNLTALKLLFLSHNDFSGDIPPSIQSLSRLYRLDLSYNRFSGNVPAVLNRLTHLLTLRLEENQFNGSIVGLNIPTLQDFNVSGNHISGEIPKSLSGFPISAFSMNTGLCGSPMRTCKGVVSDPTVPGSTGAIASPLTPGSNPTVVSSSPSSIPPKKAVTPSSGHNKTAKISPLALIAIIVGDVLVLLLVSLLLYCYFWRNYAAKMREGKGSKLLETEKIVYSSSPYPNQAGFERGRMVFFEGVKRFELEDLLRASAEMLGKGGFGTAYKAVLDDGNVMAVKRLKDANVGGKREFEQHMEVLGRLRHPNLVSLKAYYFAREEKLLVYDYMPNASLFWLLHGNRGPGRTPLDWTTRLKIAAGAGRGLAFIHNSCKQLKLAHGNIKSTNILLDKAGNACVSDFGLSLFASATASTPRSNGYRAPELSSECRKPSQKSDVYSFGVLLLEMLTGKCPSIVDCGGPGSGYGGVVDLPRWVQSVVREEWTAEVFDLELMRYKDIEEEMVGLLQIAMACTSSQPDQRPRIGHVVKMIDEIRGVEVSPCHDTTFDSVSDSPSLSEDTCGASQ